The genomic stretch TTCTATTAAATCGAATTAATGAGTTGGGTGTCAGTGAAGCCGTCGTTCAACAACAAGGATTAAATAAAGTCTCTGTTGATTTGCCCGGTGTACAAGATACCACACGAGCAAAAGAAATTATCGGAAAAACGGCTAGTTTGCGATTTCAGATGGTTGATGATGAGCATGATATTGCGAGTGCTCAAGCAGGTGTAGTGCCACTAGGAACACGATTATATGATTATGATGGACGACCTGTTTTACTGAAAAACGAAGTAATTTTGCAAGGTAGTTCAATTACGTATGCAACATCTGCTTTAGGTGAAAATGGACATCCTACTGTCAATGTACGTTTAGGCGGTGGCGGTGAAAGTATTTTTCACAGAACAACAGCGGAAAGTATTGGTAAGGCAATGGCTGTGATTTACGTAGAAACGAAAACAGAAAAAAAATTAGTTGATGGTAAATTAGTAACAGTAAGAAAACCTATTGAAAAAGTGATTAGTGTTGCAACAATTCAATCGGCATTAGGTAATAATTTTGAAATCACTAATTTATCCAGCGCTCAATACGCACAGAATTTAGCATTACTTCTACGGTCAGGCGCATTTACAGCCCCAATAGAATTTATACAAGAGCGAATTGTAGGTCCTAGTTTAGGTAAAGCGAATATTGAAAAAGGTGTGAGATCAATATTAATAGGTATCATTGTTGTATTTTTCTTTATGATGATGTACTACCGTTTATTTGGTGTATTTGCTGATATTGCGCTATTGCTCAACGTGATTTTCATATTAGCCATTTTATCATTGTTAGGGGCCACTCTGACGTTACCTGGTATTGCGGGTATCGTTCTTACTATCGCTATGGCAGTTGATGCCAATGTATTGATTAACGAACGTATTCGAGAAGACTTACGCAATGGAATGAGTCCTCAAGCCAGTATTAAAGCGGGTTATGAAAGAGCGTTAGCGACTATTATAGATTCAAATGTAACAACATTAATTGTGATGATAGTACTCTTTGCCTTAGGTAGTGGTATGGTGAAGGGATTTGCTGTTACTGTCACGATTGGTTTATTCACCTCAATGCTTACTGCAGTGATGTATACACGTTCTCTCGTTAATGTAATTTACGGTCGTCGACAAGTGAAAAACTTGTCCATTGGTCGTGTTATTGTTGCAAAAGGATAGAGACATGGAATTTTTTAAAACCAATACTAAAATCGATTTTATGGGGCAGCGAAGGAAAGCGGCCATTTTTTCGGTTGTAATCTGTGTACTATCCTTCCTGATACTTGGAGTAAAAGGGCTAAACTTAGGATTAGATTTTACTGGGGGTACTCAAATCGAAGTATCATATCCTCAAGCAGTTGACATTGGTAAAATTCGTGAGGAGTTAACAAACGCAGGATTTCCCGAAGCAACAGTACAACCTTATGGTTCTTCTCATGAACTTTTAATTCGATTGGGTGAACAAAAAAACCTAGATCAAAAACAATTGCAATCTAAAATACAAACAGCACTTGTAGGAGGTAATGTAGCTCAAGTGGAATACATCGGACCGCAAGTGGGAAAAACTTTGGTAACGAACGGAATTTTAGCCATTATCGTGTCATTGTTAGGAACCTTGGTATATGTAGCACTACGATTTGAGTTACGTTTCGGTTTTAGTGCGATTGTCGCACTTATTCACGATCCTATAGTTACGTTAGGCGTGTTTGCATTAACAGGTCTTGAATTTAATCTGATCACACTTGCCGCAGTATTGACTATTATTGGGTACTCTATCAACGATACCATCGTCGTGTACGATCGAGTGCGAGAAAATTTTCGATTGATGCGAAAGGGAACGGTGTTAGAAATTATTAATCGATCAATCAATCAAACTTTGTCGAGAACGATCATGACCTCCGGGCTCACATTAATGGTTGTTACAGTGCTATTCTTTTTCGGAGGAGAAGTACTGCGTGGTTTTTCAGCTGCTTTGATTGTCGGGGTTATTATCGGTACCTATTCATCTATTTATGTTGCCGGATCTTTGGCTGTCGCTTTGGGTCTTGAGCGCAAACATTTAATGCCACCCGAAAGAACGGATGAATTAGGCGACCGTCCTTGACAGCATCTCCCGGTTAGTGATTTTGGAAAATCTTCAAACACCTTGTGCAAATGATTTGTCTCAGCTGGAAACCATTAGTTAGCTATTAATTTGCTGAAGCAAAGCTTTAAACATTTTGGGATTTCCAGCGATAATATTTCCCGAAGAGAAATAATTTTCTGAGCCTTCAAAATCACCTACTAATCCACCCGATTCTTTGATCAATAAAATTCCTGCAGCAAAATCCCATGGGCTCAATTTCATTTCAAAAAAGCCATCGAATCTTCCTGCAGCAACGTATGCGAGATCAAGTGCAGCGGAACCTGCGCGACGAATAGTAGCTGTTTTGAGAAATATTTTATCAAAGAGATTTAAGTAGGGTGCTTGTAGATCGGCAAATTTGACAGGAAATCCAGTGCCAATAAGAGCATTCTCTAAACGTTCGCATTTGCTCACTCGTAGACGTGTATTATTTAGTTTTGCACCGCGTCCACGGCTTGCAGAAAAAAGTTCGCCTCTTATCGGGTCATAAATAACGCCATGCTCTATTTTTCCACGGTATTGATAAGCGATGGAAACAGCATAATGGGGGACGCCGTGAATAAAATTGGTCGTTCCATCGATTGGATCTATAATCCACACTGATTCATCATTAGTTTGAGATGATTCACCGCTTTCCTCGGCTAATATTTTGTGATTTGGATAAGCTGTGTGGATAATTTGTATGATGGTTTGTTCGACTAGCTGATCAATGTCCGTCGTAAAATCCTGAACACCTTTTTCAATGACTTTTACTTTATCCATTCGCTCGGATGCTTTAAGAATAATACTGCCTGCACTACGAGCTGCATTTTCTGCGATATTGATAATTGGATGCATTGATGAACGTCTCTTCGTGGAAATAACAATCTAGAATACATTTTAAATGGGTTGGGGTCAAATGGCTAGCATCTCTCAGCATCTCCCGGTTAAGAATGTTGGGAGTTTTGGCCGCTCAATGCCTCATATTCTTGGTGGTTTATTTTTTCTTTGATAAAGATGACTCTGTGACTGACCTACTTCTATTGCCAGAAATAGAACCAGAAGATCCATCAGGAATGGTAACCTTACCACTGTCCCTTTTAGAGAGACTGCTTTGCAGCCCACGAGGAGAGGTCGGACCGCTATGAGCTAGAAGATCCGCATTAGAGGCTCTACGTGGATTGGCCAGTATCAAAGAAGACCTTTGTTTTGATGGTGGTGGACTAAAATGACCTCTAGGAGAAACACCATGCTCCTGTGGTGGAGACAGCGGTATGAGTTTACTTCTTAATTCATCTGGATCAAGATCTTTAGCTGGACCATCAGTTTTAGAATTTTGAATTCGTGGTGCGAAATTTTGTAGACGGGCATGGGTTTCTTTCCATCGCCAACTTGTTATTGGTAGAGATTTAGCCGCATTCAACAACGCAATTAATGAAGCTGCATCAGACCGAGTTAACTTAATCGATAGTTTACCTTCTACTAAGAAAATGAGTCCAATAATCGCAATATCGGCGTGAGTGATTATTAGACAGTTATCTTGACGTAAAATAATCTGATCATAAGATATGTTCACTTTATTGCAATAAGAATAAACGCGGGCAGCACGCAGAAATAATTTTTGTAGGGATTCAAGATCATTGATAAAAGAACTTTCATCCTCTCCATCAGGGATAAGTTTACATTGCCAAACACAGTTCTCATTTTGTTTTATTAAGTCGATAGATATAATTGAATCGCCGAAGCTTATCTTAATTGGTAAACAATCGAATCGATGATTAAATGCGATTATGTTTTCGACGGAATACGACCTTGTAAGCACTAATTGTTGCTCTTCATTCATGTCGATAATTTTCAATTGTTCTGTCATGACTTGTGTTGAGTTAATAGGAAATGGAGTATAGTGTTCAGAATATGTCAGTGCATTTTTTATCAATTCTACTCTATCGGCTGGTGTTAAACCGCTGGTCATTATTTCAGATGCTTCAAGTACTGGTGGGTGAGCAAGGGAATAACAGGCCAAATATGCGGGTATTGCTGGAAAATATCCGTCAATGAATACAGCATTTTTTAATGATCGTGCAAGGTCTTCAAGGTCTTTTTCTATTAAATGTGGTTTTGTGTTAGGATATTTGTCTATGTAGGACTTTAAAAACTGAAAAATAATTAACACAGCAGGAGCGAATTTTTTAGTATTAGGATTCTCACTGGTAGGTTTATTATACAGATAATATCTTGCAATTTTAAACAGTGTATATTCATCAAGATCTCTTTCTTGGCCTTCGTTGATTTGGATCATCCTTTTATCATCTGCTTCGACTTCTTTTTTTACTGTTATATATTGAGCTTTATCGCGATCTGTTAGCCAGATTTCATCCCTTTTTTGAGTGGAAGGATTTTTACTCAATAGATAATATAGCCATCTCAATCCAGTAATAAAATTTCTTTCTTCGTCAGGAATTGAACAACCTTGGGTTTCAGATAATTCATGTTGAAAGGATAAAACATCAGATCGTGATCTCTTATTATTATTTTTTAAACGAGTTTCCCAGAGAATCATAGCCTTGATGAGATGCCCCAAAGGAGAGGCATTATTTTGTTCAAGATTGATAGGGAGAGGAGAGGCGCCACCTGTTTTAGAAGCAATAAATGAAGGAGCACGAGGACTTTTTGTTATTGGAAGTGGTATGTCTATAGAGCCGCTAGGTGATCGACCTGGGGATAGAGGAAATTGGGGGGAAGCGGTTCTTCCGCTAGATGAGGGGAAACTGTGATCAGAATCTCGAAGTGCTTTTAGAGTAGGTATGTTAATAGAGCGAGAATTACTTAAATGAGGATGTTGTTCATAGGGTCTAGGAGAGATTTCGGGTGAATCAGAATTGTTTTTTTTCACTGCAATTACATTTAAACGTAGTGATAACTTTCTGGGTCTTTCTGGCGAGCCATGCGTAGGTGTACCGATTACAGATGGGAGTGTGGATGGGTTGGATTCATGTTGAGGTTTCAATTCAATGTTAGTAGATGAATGACATTTTAAGGATAGCCTCGCCATTTTTTCTGCAGCATAATAATTACCATCATAAAAGAATAGTAATGCGACTACGGCATCTCGAAGACCCTTTCTATTATGAGTAAAATTGAATGCATCATATAGTGTATTATCGGTAAGGTCAGGCATTAGTCGTGAACTGAAATGATACAGTTTCTTTTCCAATACTTTTAAATAACTAAAACCACATGGAACAACCATAGTTGTTTCTTTTTTATCATTTAATACATGACGAAGTTGTTGACGTACTTGAGTACAGTGCTTGAACTGAATAGTATCACTAATTTTTGTCTCTGCTGACAAAACGTCTACAGGAATGTAACGGTTATTGAGCCCTGTAGAGCATGTTAAAGGACCCCAAATTATTAAATATTTATTGAACTCTGTTTTTTGAAGTACTTGTTCACAAAAAATACGGGGATCTGAGAATTCGCGACAATATTTTTTTTCAATGGCACTCGTGAGAATCTCTCGAAGATCAGAATTAGAACATAATATTCTGATAATTTCAGCGAAGCAATACGGATTTTCACTGTTAAGTAGATCGTCGATAATTATCTTGAGGTCAGACTGCTCTATTTTGTCAAAGTCATCAGTAGCAATCTGTAAAAGGTATTTAGAAAGTTGATATTGAACTTGTTTTGAATATCGAGGGACGCTGGTGACGATATTTACGTTTGTGTTGGTATTGTTAATTTGTTTCTTGCAAGTAATTTCAGCCTCTTTATAAAATACGCAAGCTTCAGAATAATTCTTGGAGAAAAATTCCGCTAACACAAACCAGATATCGAAAATTTTTGTTCGCCAACGATAAGGTATTGCAATACACTGTAATGTTTCGAAATGACGGAGCCATTGATTTAACGATAATGGTTCTGCTAATACGTAAGCTGCAGTTCTGATAAAGGTGCCTATAGAAGAGCCGTTATTCTCGAGAATAATAGCGCATTGAATAGCTTTTTTGATAAAATCAGCGTCTTTGTTAGCGGCAAGTAGCAATTGATAAGCTTCTGAAAAAGCATCTTCAATTACCTTCATTTTTTGCAATGTTTCGACAGGTGTTTCAGTATTTTTAATTGCTTCAATCGTGGGAAGTGTATCGAGAGAGCTCTCTGAAGTTTCTGAGAGATTCATATAATGATATTTTAAAAGTTGATTTTCTACATAGACGTAGATTGGATCATTAGATGCTTTTAAAAATGTTAAAAAATAGTTTGATCGATCTCTGTGAACATATTGTTCTAATTCATTATCATCCGATTGCGATTTTAAATCTTTGTGATAATCGAGAGATTCTAGAGCAGCAGAGGTCCATAAAGACCATTCATTGTCATTCGTTTGAAGCATTGCATCGTTAATAAGATTTAATGCAGTCTTTATGAGATTTAGAAGAAATGTTTTGTTTTTTTCTTGTGAAGTGAGTTTTTCCTGTTCTGTGTTAGGCTCTGGATTAAGATGTTGATATTTGTAAAGTATATCACGAATGAGTTTTGCTAATTTCTCTAGTTTGGAACAATACGATTCTGTTTTGGAAAAACAGTTAGAAAGTTCTAACCTGATAACATTAATATTTTGCCATAGTGAATGAATATTCCCGGGGTCATTCAAAAATTGTATGTCTGGATTAAGAAAATCATGACATGGCAAGAGTAACAATTGCTTTTCTAATTGGCCAAGGTCATCTGTAAAATAACCTCTACTCAGTAATGACAATTTTAATGCGAACTTGAAAATGTTCTTTTGTTCTGTATGGCCTTCCGTTTTGATTTTATTAATTAAGAAAGCTTCAAGATGATTTCTTTTCTGCTCATTGTTTAGTGTTGCGTCAGTTATGATTTCTCTAATTTGAAAAGAGGTTAATGTAGAAGGGCCCAATTTTGCTCTACTTGCCTCATCAAGTGATTCAATGAAAATCATTTC from Gammaproteobacteria bacterium encodes the following:
- the secD gene encoding protein translocase subunit SecD, giving the protein MNHYPWWKNLLLVVGLVIGAIYSLPNLYGEDYAVQVSLGESKPIGKEIVEKVRNVIAQQNIRYLSVQDVDGQILARFPDTDSQLKASDFIKADLGEDYIVAPNLAPRTPKWLQAIGASPLKLGLDLRGGVHFLLAVDVDESTKARENGEIHTISNDLRRENIRYSAIKRDAQNGIQIEFRDQDTLKKAYSYLPTHLQDYVVTMDDNNGVFKINAKMNEVAQNKLRDYAVEQTMTILLNRINELGVSEAVVQQQGLNKVSVDLPGVQDTTRAKEIIGKTASLRFQMVDDEHDIASAQAGVVPLGTRLYDYDGRPVLLKNEVILQGSSITYATSALGENGHPTVNVRLGGGGESIFHRTTAESIGKAMAVIYVETKTEKKLVDGKLVTVRKPIEKVISVATIQSALGNNFEITNLSSAQYAQNLALLLRSGAFTAPIEFIQERIVGPSLGKANIEKGVRSILIGIIVVFFFMMMYYRLFGVFADIALLLNVIFILAILSLLGATLTLPGIAGIVLTIAMAVDANVLINERIREDLRNGMSPQASIKAGYERALATIIDSNVTTLIVMIVLFALGSGMVKGFAVTVTIGLFTSMLTAVMYTRSLVNVIYGRRQVKNLSIGRVIVAKG
- the secF gene encoding protein translocase subunit SecF, which produces MEFFKTNTKIDFMGQRRKAAIFSVVICVLSFLILGVKGLNLGLDFTGGTQIEVSYPQAVDIGKIREELTNAGFPEATVQPYGSSHELLIRLGEQKNLDQKQLQSKIQTALVGGNVAQVEYIGPQVGKTLVTNGILAIIVSLLGTLVYVALRFELRFGFSAIVALIHDPIVTLGVFALTGLEFNLITLAAVLTIIGYSINDTIVVYDRVRENFRLMRKGTVLEIINRSINQTLSRTIMTSGLTLMVVTVLFFFGGEVLRGFSAALIVGVIIGTYSSIYVAGSLAVALGLERKHLMPPERTDELGDRP
- a CDS encoding inositol monophosphatase, coding for MHPIINIAENAARSAGSIILKASERMDKVKVIEKGVQDFTTDIDQLVEQTIIQIIHTAYPNHKILAEESGESSQTNDESVWIIDPIDGTTNFIHGVPHYAVSIAYQYRGKIEHGVIYDPIRGELFSASRGRGAKLNNTRLRVSKCERLENALIGTGFPVKFADLQAPYLNLFDKIFLKTATIRRAGSAALDLAYVAAGRFDGFFEMKLSPWDFAAGILLIKESGGLVGDFEGSENYFSSGNIIAGNPKMFKALLQQINS